In one window of Chryseobacterium sp. JV274 DNA:
- a CDS encoding serine hydrolase yields MKQKLSFFIFLLTVGLANAQVEEKKLDELIQNTLKTFDVPGMSVGIVKDGKMIYSKGFGVRSLTSKQPMDDNTLVGIASNSKGFTCTALAILADEGKLNWDDKVSKYIPEFQMYDPYVSQNVTIKDLITHRAGLGLGQGDLMFFPEGGNLTVNDIVHNVRYLKPENPFRTKLDYNNIMFIVAGEVIHRVSGLSWAEFIEQRIMKPVGMTSSFGSYNRAKSVTNKIDAHAPVDGKAIAVPHDWNETANAAGGIMSNIKDMTVWAECLLNNFTTKDGKKLVSDKNAQQLWNLQIPDRVAAKNPYDTSFYGYGLGWFLSDVKGHKQVQHTGGLIGTVTQFTLIPDMKLGIVVLTNQQSGAAFNTITNTVKDSYLGVADRNWLKTYGDRMSKMEADFNKQKKDAFVKSETFKKEKSFQPKAEQFTGTYNDVWFGDVEIAQQGNTYRISCKNSPRLKGELLPYSNNSFIIKWDDRSYDADAYIIFSYDENGKAESAKLKAISDVTDFSFDFDDLDLKKK; encoded by the coding sequence ATGAAACAGAAACTTTCTTTTTTCATTTTTCTTTTGACCGTAGGACTGGCCAATGCGCAGGTTGAAGAAAAAAAACTGGACGAGCTGATCCAAAATACCCTGAAAACCTTTGATGTGCCTGGAATGTCCGTGGGAATTGTAAAAGATGGAAAAATGATTTATTCCAAAGGTTTTGGAGTACGTTCTCTTACGAGCAAACAGCCTATGGATGATAATACATTGGTGGGAATTGCTTCCAATTCTAAAGGTTTTACATGTACAGCATTAGCAATCTTAGCAGATGAAGGAAAACTGAACTGGGATGATAAAGTTTCAAAATATATTCCTGAGTTTCAAATGTATGATCCTTACGTTTCTCAAAATGTAACGATAAAAGATCTTATTACGCACAGAGCCGGATTGGGCCTTGGACAGGGAGATCTTATGTTTTTTCCGGAAGGAGGGAACTTAACGGTGAATGATATTGTTCATAATGTGAGATACCTGAAACCTGAGAATCCTTTCAGAACAAAATTAGATTACAATAACATCATGTTTATTGTTGCCGGAGAAGTAATTCACAGAGTTTCAGGATTAAGCTGGGCAGAATTTATCGAACAGAGAATCATGAAACCTGTAGGGATGACTTCAAGCTTTGGGAGCTATAACAGAGCAAAGTCTGTAACGAATAAAATTGATGCACATGCTCCTGTAGACGGAAAAGCAATTGCCGTTCCCCACGACTGGAACGAAACAGCAAATGCCGCAGGGGGAATTATGAGTAATATTAAGGATATGACAGTTTGGGCAGAATGTCTGTTGAATAATTTCACCACCAAGGATGGGAAAAAATTAGTTTCAGATAAAAATGCTCAGCAGCTGTGGAATCTTCAGATCCCTGATAGAGTAGCGGCAAAAAATCCATATGATACAAGCTTCTACGGATATGGTTTAGGCTGGTTCCTGAGCGATGTTAAAGGACATAAGCAGGTACAGCATACCGGTGGATTAATCGGAACTGTTACCCAGTTTACTTTAATTCCGGATATGAAGCTGGGCATTGTAGTATTGACGAACCAGCAGTCCGGAGCTGCTTTCAATACCATTACTAATACTGTGAAAGATTCTTATCTTGGCGTAGCAGACAGAAACTGGCTGAAAACATATGGGGACAGAATGTCTAAGATGGAAGCAGATTTTAATAAACAAAAGAAAGATGCTTTTGTAAAATCAGAAACATTTAAAAAAGAGAAATCTTTTCAGCCAAAAGCAGAGCAGTTTACAGGAACTTATAATGACGTATGGTTTGGTGATGTGGAAATTGCGCAACAGGGAAATACTTACAGAATTTCATGCAAAAACTCTCCAAGATTAAAAGGAGAATTGCTTCCTTATTCTAACAATTCTTTTATTATCAAATGGGATGACAGAAGCTATGATGCAGATGCTTATATTATTTTCAGTTATGATGAAAACGGAAAGGCAGAATCTGCAAAATTAAAAGCGATTTCTGATGTGACAGATTTCAGTTTTGATTTTGATGATCTGGATTTGAAGAAAAAATAA
- a CDS encoding archaemetzincin, translating to MNQGKYNVTSLFFYAALFIFLFSCQKQKKSYFESTALNDIKLPASPKPGSWRYNHDEHFQTFEDFQKLKKIKPEPGKNTIYLQPIGTFDELQKREIALTKEYLKIYFQLEIKILPVLPNTIFPEKVKRISKEGHEQVLAGYVLDSILIKRKPKDAVVLMGITEKDLFPKPEWNYVFGLASYEEGVGVTSMYRFANGHLTDSNFNETFLRLIKISSHEIGHMFGISHCLNANCVMNGTNSLTETDYHLARACSLCQRKLNSSIHYDNKKRLLELKNFFEKQHLNTELTLANQDLNLVQ from the coding sequence ATGAACCAGGGAAAATATAACGTTACATCTCTCTTTTTTTATGCAGCTCTATTCATCTTTCTTTTTTCATGTCAGAAACAGAAGAAATCTTATTTTGAATCGACTGCACTGAATGATATAAAACTCCCGGCTTCTCCAAAACCCGGAAGCTGGCGGTATAACCATGATGAGCATTTCCAGACATTTGAAGATTTTCAGAAATTAAAAAAAATAAAACCTGAACCTGGAAAAAATACTATTTATCTTCAACCCATTGGAACTTTTGATGAACTTCAGAAAAGAGAAATAGCACTCACCAAAGAATATTTAAAAATATATTTCCAGCTGGAAATAAAAATCCTTCCCGTTTTACCCAATACGATCTTTCCTGAAAAAGTCAAAAGAATTTCAAAGGAAGGACACGAACAAGTTCTGGCAGGTTATGTACTGGACAGCATTCTGATCAAAAGAAAACCTAAAGATGCTGTAGTACTGATGGGAATTACAGAGAAAGATCTTTTCCCGAAACCAGAATGGAATTACGTTTTTGGGCTGGCTTCTTATGAAGAAGGTGTAGGGGTAACCTCTATGTACAGATTTGCAAATGGTCATTTAACCGATTCCAATTTCAATGAAACTTTTTTAAGATTAATAAAGATCAGTTCCCACGAGATCGGGCATATGTTCGGAATCAGCCATTGTCTGAATGCCAACTGTGTGATGAATGGAACCAATTCACTTACAGAAACAGATTATCACCTTGCAAGAGCTTGCTCATTGTGTCAAAGGAAACTGAATTCAAGCATTCATTATGACAATAAGAAAAGACTTCTTGAACTAAAAAATTTCTTTGAAAAACAACACCTTAATACAGAGCTTACTTTAGCAAATCAGGATCTGAATCTTGTACAGTAA
- a CDS encoding SixA phosphatase family protein, translating to MKKLILVRHAKSDWPEETEDFDRPLADKGLTDAMHMSRFLKNNNISIDHFVSSPAVRALNTCKIFNQAYQLNCSTDEKLYNPSERSFESVIYDLDDTLNSVAFFSHNNGISNFANSISEDIFHFPTCGVAGFEVDCESWSEFDGAKKKLLFFYEPGKI from the coding sequence ATGAAGAAACTCATCCTCGTAAGACATGCAAAAAGCGACTGGCCGGAGGAAACGGAGGACTTTGACAGACCATTGGCAGACAAAGGTTTGACAGACGCTATGCACATGTCCAGATTCCTTAAAAACAATAATATTTCCATCGATCACTTTGTGTCAAGCCCCGCGGTGCGTGCACTGAATACGTGTAAAATTTTTAATCAGGCTTATCAACTTAACTGTTCTACTGATGAAAAATTGTACAATCCTTCGGAAAGAAGTTTTGAATCTGTAATTTATGACCTGGATGACACCCTGAATTCAGTTGCTTTTTTCTCTCACAATAATGGAATTTCAAATTTTGCCAATTCCATTTCTGAAGATATTTTTCATTTTCCCACATGCGGAGTCGCTGGTTTTGAAGTAGACTGTGAATCGTGGTCAGAATTTGACGGTGCCAAAAAGAAACTTCTGTTCTTTTATGAACCAGGGAAAATATAA
- the ruvX gene encoding Holliday junction resolvase RuvX, whose translation MGQILAIDYGKARCGIAATDDMQIIASGLETVENRFLMEFLKKYFNENKVDEVVIGLPIDLKGNVSEIETDILKFIEEFKKEFSDIAVHRFDERFTSKMASFFISQSGKNKKKRQEKGLIDKVSATIILQNFLEQKLR comes from the coding sequence ATGGGACAAATCCTTGCAATTGACTACGGAAAGGCTCGTTGTGGTATCGCTGCAACAGATGATATGCAGATTATAGCCAGTGGGCTGGAGACTGTAGAGAACCGTTTTTTAATGGAATTTTTGAAAAAATATTTCAATGAAAATAAGGTAGATGAAGTGGTAATTGGGCTTCCCATAGATTTGAAAGGAAACGTTTCGGAAATCGAAACTGATATTTTAAAATTCATTGAAGAATTTAAAAAAGAATTTTCGGATATTGCGGTCCATCGTTTTGATGAAAGGTTTACTTCCAAAATGGCTTCGTTTTTTATTTCTCAAAGTGGAAAAAACAAAAAAAAGAGGCAGGAAAAAGGATTAATAGATAAAGTAAGTGCAACCATCATATTGCAGAATTTTTTAGAACAAAAATTAAGATGA
- the def gene encoding peptide deformylase → MILPIRAFGDPVLRKVGKDIDKDYPELQELIDNMFETMYSANGIGLAAPQIGLDIRVFIIDVTPLAEDEDYEDIKDELAEFKKVFINARILEESGEEWKFNEGCLSIPDIREDVKRKGTIVIEYYDENFVKHTETFSDIRARVIQHEYDHIEGVLFTDHLSALKKKLVKGKLTKISQGDVSIGYKMRFPK, encoded by the coding sequence ATGATTTTACCGATAAGAGCTTTTGGGGATCCTGTTTTGAGAAAAGTGGGAAAAGATATAGACAAAGATTATCCCGAATTACAAGAATTGATAGATAACATGTTTGAAACGATGTACAGCGCAAATGGCATAGGTCTTGCAGCGCCTCAGATCGGTTTGGATATCCGTGTATTTATAATAGATGTGACTCCTCTTGCTGAAGATGAGGATTATGAAGATATTAAAGATGAGTTGGCAGAGTTCAAAAAAGTATTCATTAATGCCAGAATTCTTGAAGAATCAGGTGAAGAATGGAAGTTTAATGAAGGCTGTCTTTCTATTCCGGATATAAGAGAAGATGTAAAAAGAAAAGGGACAATCGTTATTGAATATTATGACGAAAATTTTGTGAAACATACAGAAACTTTTTCCGATATTAGAGCCCGCGTAATTCAGCATGAATATGACCACATTGAAGGGGTACTGTTTACTGATCACCTGAGTGCTCTGAAAAAGAAACTGGTAAAAGGTAAACTGACAAAAATCTCTCAGGGTGACGTAAGCATTGGTTACAAAATGAGATTTCCAAAATAA
- a CDS encoding DUF5606 domain-containing protein has protein sequence MLLEKIISISGKPGLYKLVSQLRNGFIIEDVTTKKKVSIGNSSQVSLLDNIAMFTFEKEVPLFEVFENIAKNNDYKETISHKSSDADLKEFMVSSLPNYDTERVYASDIKKLAQWYNVLHKAGYITPESFVKAEPETLDGEPAEELNIEKEAKKAPKAEKPAAPKVKATSAAKSAPKSTHRKQG, from the coding sequence ATGCTGTTAGAAAAAATAATTTCAATTTCTGGAAAGCCAGGACTTTACAAATTAGTTTCTCAATTAAGAAACGGATTCATCATTGAAGATGTTACCACTAAGAAAAAAGTAAGTATTGGAAACTCAAGCCAGGTAAGTTTGTTGGATAATATTGCCATGTTTACATTTGAAAAAGAAGTTCCTTTGTTCGAAGTTTTTGAAAATATTGCTAAAAACAATGATTATAAAGAAACAATTTCTCACAAATCTTCTGATGCAGATTTAAAAGAATTTATGGTGTCTTCTTTACCTAACTATGATACAGAAAGAGTATATGCTTCTGATATCAAGAAATTGGCTCAGTGGTACAATGTTCTTCATAAAGCGGGATATATTACTCCTGAAAGTTTTGTAAAGGCAGAGCCTGAAACTTTGGATGGAGAGCCTGCAGAAGAATTAAACATTGAAAAAGAAGCTAAAAAAGCTCCAAAAGCAGAAAAACCTGCTGCACCAAAAGTAAAAGCTACTTCAGCTGCAAAATCAGCTCCAAAAAGTACGCACAGAAAACAAGGATAA
- the mazG gene encoding nucleoside triphosphate pyrophosphohydrolase: MNAKQEKLEAFGRLLDIMDDLREKCPWDQKQTLESLRHLTLEETYELSDAILQNDLQEIKKELGDVLLHLVFYAKIGSEKESFDIADVINSLNEKLIFRHPHIYGDVEVKDEEEVKQNWEKLKLKEGNKSILGGVPKSLPSLVKAYRIQDKVKGIGFEFHDAEDAWKKVDEEIQEFHAETDLNKKEQELGDVFFSLINYARISGINPDSALERTNLKFISRFQKMEGLAEEQDLKLADMSLEEMDVLWEKAKKLS; this comes from the coding sequence ATGAATGCGAAACAGGAGAAACTAGAGGCCTTCGGAAGATTACTGGATATCATGGATGATCTGCGTGAAAAATGTCCGTGGGACCAGAAACAGACTTTAGAGTCACTTCGTCATCTTACCCTTGAAGAAACCTATGAACTTTCAGATGCTATCTTACAGAATGATCTGCAGGAAATAAAAAAAGAGCTGGGAGATGTTCTGCTTCACCTGGTTTTTTATGCTAAAATTGGTTCAGAAAAAGAAAGTTTTGATATAGCAGATGTGATCAATTCCCTTAATGAAAAGCTGATTTTCCGCCATCCTCATATCTATGGAGATGTTGAAGTGAAAGATGAGGAAGAGGTGAAACAGAACTGGGAAAAATTAAAACTAAAAGAAGGAAATAAATCTATTTTGGGTGGAGTACCGAAAAGTTTGCCGAGTTTGGTAAAAGCTTACAGAATCCAGGATAAGGTAAAAGGAATCGGTTTTGAATTCCATGATGCTGAAGATGCCTGGAAAAAAGTAGATGAAGAGATTCAGGAGTTTCATGCTGAGACTGATCTCAATAAAAAGGAACAGGAACTTGGGGATGTATTTTTCTCACTGATCAATTATGCAAGAATTTCAGGAATTAATCCCGATTCTGCTTTGGAAAGAACCAATCTTAAGTTTATTTCAAGATTTCAAAAAATGGAAGGACTTGCTGAGGAACAGGATTTAAAATTGGCAGATATGTCTCTTGAAGAAATGGATGTTCTGTGGGAAAAGGCAAAAAAACTTTCATAG
- a CDS encoding metallophosphoesterase — protein MNLSFKTHLKNTSIVLRTVMSAGALYSCATYNVQKGKNLFEVKDSEIKSENDFKLFLIGDAGNADEPHAQKTLSLLKSKLDSADSNSMLIFLGDNIYPNGMPKETDKEYASAKDKLENQLAITKNFKGKTFVIPGNHDWYNGLEGLNAQEGLVKKYLDDKKAFLPKNGCPIDDINVSKDIKLIAVDTEWVIANWDNYPGINKNCNIKTREDFFTEFKDLIIKNQGKKIIVALHHPIISSGTHAGFNSAKSHLFPLKSKIPVPGVASIINILRSSSGASPEDINNQHYADLANRLKSIVQDKENIIFVSGHDHNLQYHEDGNLRQIISGAGSKTDPSTIIEKTDFSYGGSGFAVLNFRKDESTDVEYFSTKDAQLQKLTHISVISKPDVFINNFPNSFPQTFSSTIYPVQLTQKRKFYRWLWGDHYRYYYGIPIEAPTANLSELNGGYIPFREGGGNQSNSLRLKSADGQEFVMRGVKKSAIRFLNNMAFTKSTLGEELTDTFPEKFLLDFYTTNHPFTPFTIGNMSEKLNILHSNPKLYYIPKQQALGRYNENYGDEMYMIEERFSSDPKTLAYLGNAKDIVSTDDVLKNLSKSNKYSVDRESYIRARLFDMLIGDWDRHSDQWKWAEYEAGDKVVYKPIPKDRDQAFSKYDGAAFKLIMNVPAIRHMKTFTEDISSVKWLAMEPYPMDLVFLKGADQTEWETQAKYIQEHLTDADIDDAFHNLPKEVQDNTIAEIQRKLKVRKTKLQSYAAQYYDVLQKKVSLAGTVNPDKFVITKNGHSVLVQQYKLGKNKDQNELVFEKTYHDSKTKELWIYGLEDDDIYEVAGTGNPKMNIRLIGGYNHDTYNVADGRKVKIYDFKSQKNTYNAGNATKNITDDYDINSYNYKHPKYNSFAGYPNLDYNPDDGVIVGVLANYTVNNFIRDPYTQRHSLKANFYTATAGFSLTYKGVFKKAISGWDFNLDAFYTTPRFSQNFFGLSNESEYDKEDTEREYNRARISKFNFAPSISQKSWMNLSHQFQLTFEDNKVQRKADRFINQSPDVRPGVFNSQQFVGANYTFGYKNADNTAFPTLGLEFMLNADWKATLSDFNKNFLTVKGKLAIDHRIDKKGKFVFANSSNVMWINNNNFEFYQAAAIGGNNGMRAFRNERFSGRSYFTNNSEIRWDFGRVRNNIIPANMGILIGYDIGRVWNDSENSRKWHQSAGAGVWLSIVEMMSARLNYFYGSDGGRLSAGIGMKF, from the coding sequence ATGAATTTATCCTTTAAAACTCATCTAAAAAATACTTCTATTGTTCTTCGAACTGTAATGTCCGCAGGAGCCCTTTATTCCTGTGCTACATATAACGTACAAAAGGGCAAAAACTTATTTGAAGTAAAAGATTCTGAGATAAAATCCGAGAATGATTTTAAACTTTTTCTGATTGGAGATGCAGGAAACGCAGATGAACCTCATGCACAAAAAACACTGAGTTTACTGAAAAGCAAACTGGATTCTGCCGACAGCAACTCTATGCTGATCTTTTTGGGAGATAATATCTATCCTAACGGGATGCCTAAAGAAACAGATAAAGAATATGCTTCAGCTAAAGATAAACTGGAAAATCAGCTTGCCATAACGAAGAATTTCAAAGGTAAAACATTTGTAATTCCCGGAAATCACGATTGGTATAACGGACTGGAAGGATTGAACGCTCAGGAAGGACTGGTAAAAAAATACCTCGACGACAAAAAAGCTTTTCTGCCTAAAAACGGATGTCCTATTGATGATATCAACGTTTCTAAAGACATTAAGCTCATAGCTGTTGATACAGAATGGGTTATTGCCAACTGGGACAATTACCCGGGAATCAATAAAAACTGTAATATCAAAACCCGCGAGGATTTTTTCACAGAATTTAAAGATCTGATCATTAAAAATCAGGGTAAAAAAATCATTGTTGCTTTACACCACCCTATTATCAGCAGTGGGACCCATGCAGGTTTTAATTCTGCAAAATCCCATCTTTTTCCTTTAAAAAGTAAGATTCCTGTTCCCGGTGTTGCAAGTATAATCAATATTTTAAGAAGTTCTTCAGGAGCCAGTCCTGAAGATATCAATAACCAGCATTATGCTGATCTGGCCAACAGATTGAAAAGCATCGTTCAGGATAAGGAAAATATTATTTTCGTTTCCGGGCATGATCATAATCTACAGTACCACGAAGACGGAAACCTTAGACAAATCATCAGTGGAGCAGGTTCCAAAACAGACCCGTCTACCATTATAGAAAAAACTGATTTTTCTTACGGAGGAAGTGGTTTTGCTGTTTTAAATTTCAGAAAAGATGAAAGTACAGATGTTGAATATTTTTCTACAAAAGATGCACAGCTTCAAAAACTGACTCATATTTCAGTAATTTCCAAGCCGGATGTATTTATCAATAATTTTCCCAATTCTTTTCCGCAGACATTTTCCTCAACCATCTACCCGGTACAGCTTACTCAAAAAAGAAAATTTTACCGCTGGCTTTGGGGAGATCATTACAGATATTATTATGGAATTCCGATTGAAGCTCCAACTGCCAATCTTTCAGAATTAAACGGCGGATATATCCCTTTCAGAGAAGGTGGAGGAAACCAGTCCAACAGCTTGCGACTGAAATCAGCGGACGGACAGGAATTTGTGATGCGTGGAGTGAAAAAAAGCGCCATCCGTTTTCTCAACAATATGGCTTTCACAAAAAGTACATTGGGTGAAGAGCTCACCGATACTTTCCCTGAAAAATTCTTGTTGGATTTTTATACGACCAATCACCCATTTACTCCGTTTACGATTGGAAATATGTCAGAGAAACTGAATATTTTGCACAGTAATCCAAAACTCTATTATATTCCTAAACAACAAGCTTTAGGGAGATATAACGAGAATTATGGAGATGAAATGTACATGATTGAAGAACGTTTTTCTTCTGACCCTAAAACATTGGCTTATCTCGGTAATGCAAAAGATATCGTTTCCACGGATGATGTATTGAAGAACCTCAGCAAAAGCAATAAATATTCTGTCGACCGAGAATCTTACATCAGAGCCAGATTATTTGACATGCTTATTGGTGACTGGGACAGACACTCGGATCAGTGGAAATGGGCAGAATATGAAGCGGGTGACAAAGTAGTGTATAAGCCTATCCCTAAAGACAGAGATCAGGCATTCAGCAAATATGACGGAGCTGCATTTAAGCTTATTATGAATGTTCCGGCAATTCGCCATATGAAAACCTTTACTGAAGATATCAGCAGTGTCAAGTGGCTTGCTATGGAACCCTACCCGATGGATCTGGTCTTTTTAAAAGGAGCTGATCAGACAGAATGGGAGACTCAGGCAAAATATATTCAGGAACATCTTACTGATGCGGATATTGATGATGCTTTCCATAATCTTCCGAAAGAGGTACAGGACAATACCATTGCTGAAATTCAGAGAAAGCTGAAAGTAAGAAAAACAAAACTTCAGAGCTACGCTGCTCAGTATTATGATGTATTACAGAAAAAAGTATCTCTGGCAGGAACTGTAAATCCTGATAAGTTTGTCATCACCAAAAACGGACATTCAGTACTTGTACAGCAATATAAACTGGGCAAGAACAAAGATCAGAATGAGCTGGTTTTTGAAAAGACCTATCATGATTCAAAAACAAAAGAATTGTGGATCTACGGACTTGAAGATGATGATATCTATGAAGTGGCAGGAACCGGAAACCCTAAAATGAACATCCGGCTGATTGGTGGATATAATCATGATACTTATAATGTTGCTGATGGAAGAAAAGTGAAGATTTATGATTTTAAATCTCAGAAGAATACTTATAACGCTGGCAATGCAACCAAAAACATCACTGATGATTATGACATCAACAGCTATAATTATAAACACCCGAAATACAATTCCTTTGCAGGATATCCAAACCTGGACTATAACCCGGATGACGGTGTCATTGTAGGCGTTCTGGCCAATTATACAGTCAATAACTTCATCCGTGATCCTTATACCCAAAGACATAGCTTAAAAGCTAATTTTTATACTGCTACTGCAGGATTCAGCCTTACCTATAAAGGAGTATTTAAAAAGGCTATCTCAGGTTGGGATTTCAATCTGGATGCATTTTATACGACTCCAAGGTTTTCTCAAAACTTCTTTGGCCTTTCCAATGAAAGTGAATATGATAAGGAAGATACAGAAAGAGAATACAACAGAGCCAGAATTTCAAAATTCAACTTTGCACCTTCTATCTCTCAGAAAAGCTGGATGAATCTGAGTCATCAGTTTCAATTAACCTTTGAAGATAATAAAGTCCAGAGAAAGGCTGACCGCTTCATCAACCAGTCACCGGACGTAAGACCAGGTGTATTTAACAGCCAACAGTTTGTAGGAGCCAATTATACATTTGGCTATAAAAATGCAGATAATACAGCATTCCCTACTCTTGGACTGGAATTTATGCTTAATGCCGATTGGAAAGCAACTCTTTCCGACTTTAATAAAAACTTCCTGACTGTAAAAGGAAAGCTTGCCATTGATCATAGAATTGATAAGAAAGGAAAATTTGTTTTTGCCAATTCCAGTAACGTAATGTGGATCAATAATAACAATTTTGAATTCTATCAGGCGGCTGCAATTGGAGGTAACAATGGGATGAGGGCTTTCAGAAACGAAAGATTCTCAGGAAGATCATATTTTACCAATAATTCAGAGATACGATGGGATTTCGGGAGAGTAAGAAACAATATTATTCCTGCGAATATGGGAATTCTTATCGGATATGATATCGGCCGTGTATGGAATGACAGTGAAAATTCCAGAAAATGGCACCAATCTGCCGGTGCCGGTGTATGGCTGAGCATTGTAGAAATGATGTCTGCAAGACTGAATTATTTCTATGGTTCAGATGGTGGAAGACTTTCCGCAGGGATAGGAATGAAATTTTAA
- a CDS encoding Pycsar system effector family protein produces MSILQKAKNYVEILFKDKLSSVYFYHNFIHTAYTVNKAEEIMKNTPVSQEDQEKVLVALWFHDTGYIECALNHEERSVEVMKAFLQEENYPENYIADVEKLILATKIHYEPQNLLEKIVKDADFSHFAGHDYNDISDALRKEWELTNVRCFSNEEWNAGNLDMLKNKHTFYTDYAKENWEPLKKKNIKKIEKKLEKEEEKKEEKKEKENSEGKKDKEKSDRSVDTLFRVTLNNHTRLSDIADSKANILLSVNAVIISVCLSVLVPKLDTPKNAHLILPSFILLLSSVLTIVFAILSTKPNVTKTTFTANDIINRKVNLLFFGNFHQMQFDDYHNAMKDLIKDRDYIYDSMVKDLYYLGKVLDRKYKLLSITYKVFMAGIIISVLSFGVAFLSL; encoded by the coding sequence ATGAGCATTCTACAAAAAGCTAAAAATTATGTTGAAATCTTATTCAAAGATAAGTTATCTTCAGTATATTTTTATCATAATTTTATCCATACTGCCTATACGGTCAATAAGGCTGAGGAAATCATGAAAAATACTCCTGTCTCTCAAGAGGATCAGGAGAAAGTACTCGTAGCATTATGGTTTCATGATACCGGGTATATAGAATGTGCACTGAACCATGAAGAGAGGAGTGTGGAAGTAATGAAAGCCTTTTTACAGGAGGAAAATTATCCAGAAAATTATATCGCGGATGTTGAAAAACTGATTCTGGCTACGAAAATACATTATGAACCTCAGAATTTACTGGAAAAAATTGTAAAAGATGCGGATTTCAGTCATTTTGCAGGTCATGATTATAACGATATTTCTGATGCTTTGAGAAAAGAATGGGAGCTGACGAATGTAAGATGTTTCTCTAATGAAGAATGGAATGCCGGAAATCTGGATATGCTGAAAAATAAGCATACTTTTTATACAGATTATGCAAAAGAAAACTGGGAACCTCTAAAAAAGAAGAACATTAAAAAGATCGAAAAGAAGCTGGAAAAAGAAGAAGAGAAGAAAGAGGAAAAAAAGGAGAAGGAAAATTCAGAAGGTAAAAAGGATAAAGAAAAATCTGACAGAAGTGTAGATACGTTGTTCAGAGTAACGCTTAATAACCACACAAGACTGAGTGATATTGCAGACAGCAAAGCCAATATCCTTTTATCTGTAAATGCCGTGATTATTTCGGTTTGTCTTTCTGTACTGGTTCCCAAGCTGGATACCCCAAAGAATGCCCATCTGATCCTTCCGAGTTTCATTTTGTTGCTATCTAGTGTGCTAACGATTGTTTTTGCGATATTATCTACCAAACCTAATGTTACCAAAACAACCTTCACTGCTAACGATATTATCAATAGAAAAGTAAATCTGCTTTTCTTTGGAAATTTTCACCAAATGCAATTTGATGATTACCACAATGCCATGAAAGATCTGATCAAAGACAGAGATTATATTTATGATTCTATGGTAAAAGACCTGTATTATCTTGGAAAGGTTCTTGATCGGAAATATAAGCTTTTATCTATCACTTATAAGGTCTTTATGGCGGGGATTATTATTTCTGTTCTGTCTTTTGGAGTAGCATTTCTTAGTCTTTAA